The Cystobacter ferrugineus genome includes a window with the following:
- a CDS encoding head protein has product MNTRELLIKATDFLAGMGSTPQSQEQQEFLDVIFDALLFIESTGQTYVFEDYRKHLVSDDPPRVVASFNTREEADSWLSELAEPPSSAYVLVADQYHHLIYIREKNHRRLFPHPVLEYYLGTRMREGLPPPVASFGTRGEAESWLQGQTSPPRQVVIQISGEPYLAVYHPNINHRSIYPFSIAARVEVPEG; this is encoded by the coding sequence ATGAACACGCGCGAACTCCTCATCAAGGCCACGGACTTCCTCGCGGGGATGGGGAGCACCCCTCAATCCCAGGAGCAGCAGGAGTTTCTGGACGTCATCTTCGACGCCCTTCTCTTCATCGAATCCACGGGTCAGACATACGTCTTCGAGGACTATCGCAAACACCTCGTGTCCGATGATCCTCCGCGCGTGGTCGCGTCCTTCAACACGCGTGAGGAGGCGGATTCCTGGCTGAGCGAACTCGCGGAGCCGCCTTCTTCCGCCTACGTCCTGGTGGCGGACCAGTATCATCATCTCATCTACATTCGAGAGAAGAACCACCGCCGCCTCTTTCCTCATCCTGTCCTCGAGTATTATCTCGGCACACGGATGCGCGAGGGATTACCCCCGCCCGTGGCATCCTTTGGAACGAGGGGAGAAGCTGAATCGTGGCTCCAGGGGCAGACCTCGCCGCCCAGACAGGTCGTCATCCAGATTTCAGGCGAGCCCTACCTCGCCGTGTATCATCCCAACATCAATCATCGATCAATATACCCATTCTCCATCGCCGCTCGCGTGGAGGTGCCTGAAGGATAG
- a CDS encoding herpeto-tandem family RiPP (Members of this family are commonly found in the genus Herpetosiphon, encoded by tandem genes.) produces the protein MLTETNNSQKSPIFGLQYIEDEEANLLDVVGCTGLSTGSLEPTTPTTPAVTIKLCGDGFDVSDMELSV, from the coding sequence ATGCTGACCGAGACGAACAACAGCCAGAAGTCGCCCATTTTCGGATTGCAGTACATCGAGGACGAGGAGGCGAACCTCCTCGATGTCGTCGGTTGCACCGGGTTGTCCACCGGCTCGCTCGAGCCCACCACGCCCACCACGCCGGCCGTGACCATCAAGCTGTGCGGTGATGGCTTCGACGTGTCCGACATGGAGCTCTCGGTCTAG
- a CDS encoding Rossmann-like and DUF2520 domain-containing protein: MSAARPSRPRVVVVGAGRLGGALALALSAKRWPVRVWARSEEARRRVRDWGLGLATEKDIASARVCLLCVPDKAVSPAAEEWKPRLARGAALVHCAGALSLEALGAPRGRVLGSFHPLVAVSDARDSLAGNSVALSTRSRWLREVLERMAKDVGLHALRVKERQRAAYHAGAVLSAGGVVAALSAAVEALRVAGISEEEALAALLPLTRSALRGVEARGLAAGYTGPIARGDAEVVAAHLAALPPDAAAVYRPLSLRGLSLVGHRLPAEALARLKTILD, from the coding sequence GTGAGCGCCGCGCGTCCCAGTCGCCCGAGGGTGGTGGTGGTGGGCGCGGGCCGGCTGGGTGGCGCGCTGGCGCTGGCGCTCTCCGCGAAGCGCTGGCCCGTGCGCGTGTGGGCGCGCTCCGAGGAGGCGCGGCGCCGCGTGAGGGACTGGGGGCTCGGGCTCGCGACGGAGAAGGACATCGCGAGTGCCCGTGTGTGCCTGTTGTGCGTGCCGGACAAGGCGGTGTCCCCGGCGGCCGAGGAGTGGAAGCCCCGGCTCGCGCGGGGCGCGGCCCTGGTGCACTGCGCGGGAGCCCTGTCGTTGGAGGCGCTCGGTGCGCCCCGGGGTCGGGTGTTGGGCTCCTTCCACCCGCTCGTCGCGGTGTCGGACGCGCGCGACTCGCTGGCGGGCAACTCGGTGGCCCTGAGCACCCGCTCGCGCTGGCTGCGCGAGGTGTTGGAGCGGATGGCGAAGGACGTGGGACTGCATGCGCTCCGGGTGAAGGAGCGGCAGCGGGCGGCCTACCATGCCGGGGCGGTGCTGAGCGCCGGGGGCGTGGTGGCGGCCCTGTCCGCGGCCGTGGAGGCCCTGCGCGTGGCGGGCATTTCCGAGGAGGAGGCGCTCGCGGCGCTGTTGCCCCTCACGCGCTCGGCGCTGCGGGGGGTGGAGGCGCGGGGCCTCGCGGCGGGTTACACAGGGCCCATCGCCCGGGGAGACGCGGAGGTAGTAGCGGCACACCTCGCGGCGCTCCCACCGGACGCGGCCGCGGTCTACCGGCCCCTGTCCCTGCGAGGATTGTCACTCGTCGGCCACCGCCTCCCCGCCGAGGCCCTGGCCAGGCTGAAGACAATTCTCGATTGA
- a CDS encoding cytochrome P450: MHASDYNPLMSAVQADPYPYYATLRENAPVYFNEQLGWYIVSRYEDVVAITKNPAVFSSARAIVRPEQLDAAERVAPTAVRSFRRGVLISEDPPTHTKTRNLVTRAFTPKRIAEMEPRIRQLARELISQLPRSGEFDLIKDLAEPLPMIVIAEMLGVEPERRHEFKLWSDDAIATSYALAKGAELSGIEGSAREMADYMARALEARRQQPREDLIQALLDNGVREGLLSVDDAVAFCRLLLVAGNETTTNLLGNGMRALLSHPDQLERLTREPSLIPNAVEEMLRYDSAAQALFRKTTQEVEVSGTRIPAGASVLLLFGSANRDPRKFQDPDRFDVTRNVVGQVAFGHGIHFCLGAPLARLEAKVALEELLTPDRKLSLAPGQHLEQVPHFALRGLKSLRLRTEPAPGAHASA, from the coding sequence ATGCACGCCAGTGACTACAACCCCTTGATGTCCGCGGTGCAGGCCGATCCCTATCCGTACTACGCGACGCTCCGGGAGAACGCCCCCGTCTACTTCAACGAGCAGCTCGGCTGGTACATCGTCAGCCGCTACGAGGACGTCGTCGCCATCACCAAGAACCCGGCGGTCTTCTCCTCCGCGCGCGCCATCGTGCGGCCAGAGCAGCTCGACGCGGCGGAGAGGGTGGCCCCCACCGCCGTGCGCTCCTTCCGCCGGGGCGTCCTCATCAGCGAGGATCCGCCTACCCATACGAAGACCCGGAACCTGGTGACCCGGGCCTTCACCCCCAAGCGCATCGCCGAGATGGAGCCCCGTATCCGTCAGCTCGCCCGCGAGCTCATCTCCCAGCTCCCCCGCTCGGGCGAGTTCGATCTCATCAAGGACCTGGCCGAGCCGCTGCCCATGATCGTCATCGCGGAGATGCTGGGCGTGGAGCCGGAGCGCCGGCACGAGTTCAAGCTCTGGTCCGATGACGCCATCGCCACCTCCTACGCGCTCGCCAAGGGCGCGGAGTTGTCCGGCATCGAGGGCAGCGCCCGCGAGATGGCCGACTACATGGCGCGGGCCCTGGAAGCGCGCCGCCAGCAGCCCCGGGAGGATCTCATCCAGGCGCTGCTGGACAACGGCGTGCGCGAGGGCCTGCTCTCCGTGGACGACGCGGTCGCCTTCTGCCGGCTGCTGCTCGTGGCGGGCAACGAGACCACCACCAACCTGCTCGGCAACGGCATGCGCGCGCTGCTGAGCCATCCGGATCAACTGGAGCGGCTCACGCGCGAGCCCTCGCTGATCCCCAACGCGGTGGAGGAGATGCTCCGCTACGACTCGGCCGCGCAGGCGCTCTTCCGCAAGACGACGCAGGAGGTGGAGGTGTCCGGCACGCGCATCCCCGCGGGGGCGAGCGTCCTGTTGCTCTTCGGCTCCGCCAACCGCGACCCGCGCAAGTTCCAGGATCCGGATCGCTTCGACGTGACACGCAATGTGGTGGGCCAGGTCGCCTTCGGCCACGGCATCCACTTCTGCCTCGGAGCGCCCCTGGCGCGGCTGGAGGCCAAGGTGGCGCTGGAGGAACTGCTCACGCCGGACCGCAAGCTCTCCCTGGCCCCGGGCCAGCACCTGGAGCAGGTGCCGCACTTCGCCCTCCGGGGCCTCAAGTCCCTGCGGCTCCGCACGGAGCCCGCGCCGGGCGCTCACGCGAGCGCTTGA
- a CDS encoding FecR family protein, translated as MSKRQEPFGRARGWMLVLVLLLALGAGGFFLGRSAPDAPGPGVAAPMAPTPVPVAEVAPRAQVVEVVGEVERARGEAWMELRVGDSLAPDESVRTGPGARVELQVGDEASRLSIPERSEVRVGELTRARHTLRLERGRIDVDYRESQERVLRVQSQGGAVAETREARFTMIRRGTTVAVVTRGGAVDLSSAGTSIQVGAGQQGIVFDGARPVGPEPIPLDVLLKVARAPTANTLCLSLSGKVRVGTEVWVEDEPAEVSADGSFRADVPQAPGRTRVKVFAREPGGATREVSLTCRFRTPAGPPAESVKFHWHEAP; from the coding sequence GTGAGCAAGCGCCAGGAGCCGTTCGGACGCGCCCGAGGGTGGATGCTGGTGCTGGTGCTGCTGCTGGCCCTGGGGGCCGGGGGGTTCTTCCTCGGCCGCTCCGCGCCGGACGCGCCGGGGCCCGGGGTGGCCGCGCCCATGGCTCCCACTCCGGTTCCGGTCGCGGAGGTGGCGCCGCGCGCCCAGGTGGTCGAGGTGGTGGGTGAGGTGGAGCGCGCCCGGGGCGAGGCCTGGATGGAGCTGCGGGTGGGCGACTCGCTCGCTCCGGACGAGTCGGTGCGCACCGGCCCCGGAGCCCGGGTGGAGCTCCAGGTGGGGGATGAGGCGTCACGGCTGTCCATCCCCGAGCGCTCCGAGGTGCGGGTGGGCGAGCTCACGCGTGCCCGGCACACCCTCCGCCTGGAGCGGGGCCGCATCGACGTGGACTACCGCGAGAGCCAGGAGCGCGTCCTGCGGGTGCAGAGCCAGGGCGGCGCGGTGGCCGAGACGCGCGAGGCGCGCTTCACCATGATTCGCCGCGGCACCACGGTGGCGGTGGTGACGCGGGGTGGGGCGGTGGACCTGTCGTCCGCGGGCACCAGCATCCAGGTGGGGGCGGGCCAGCAGGGCATCGTGTTCGACGGCGCGAGGCCGGTTGGCCCCGAGCCCATTCCCCTGGACGTGCTGTTGAAGGTGGCCAGGGCGCCCACCGCGAACACGCTGTGCCTGTCGCTCTCGGGCAAGGTGCGCGTGGGCACGGAGGTCTGGGTGGAGGATGAGCCCGCGGAGGTGTCCGCGGATGGGAGCTTCCGCGCGGACGTGCCCCAGGCTCCGGGCCGCACGCGGGTGAAGGTGTTCGCGCGGGAGCCGGGTGGCGCCACGCGGGAGGTCTCCCTGACCTGTCGTTTCCGGACCCCGGCGGGCCCTCCGGCGGAGTCGGTGAAGTTCCACTGGCACGAGGCCCCCTGA
- a CDS encoding carboxypeptidase regulatory-like domain-containing protein, translating into MSVSNRVRLPLALAMGLAVLASLLLWSQPTEEGSMERPAERAPSPIPTARRVPLAGGLASTEEAPRATPLLETPALSSEGAFVVRVVAEGRPLEGARVQAYLRGPDEGTGQVHWLRAGAGTTGPGGTLRLPAAPGAYLLSAAAEGHGPARREVDRPAGEMETAVELSLSAAVELRGRVIAAGRGEPVPLAELSLRPYTEALRPTSRAVELPEETAVTVANAHGHFTFSGLSPGRYALTAEAPGHSRRTMRLVTVPFAGELEVGLWSASVLEGFVVGEDGQPVEGAEVLALGRTQVPHVTTSATGAFSLEVANGTWLLAARHGERLGRVPGLLSVGPGETRGELRITLGSGSGLTGSVTEAASGAPVPGARLVASPAGEDGEVSRTAADSEGRYTFNLPPGEYDVVALAPRLSRGVRAALVVVPGQRVAVDFQLQAAGILTGVVSDPDGRPVTGAHVRAHGRTTRTDSDGTYRLEGLEVGSFPAMARRQDSAHWTTRATSTKAGETTRLDFTLGETGTVRGQVKLASGAPPSQPVTVRARALESQLRGGEVTYADTDAQGRYSLELPAANYQLAALLPGSRITVFREDEPTVTVAAGAAVVQDLTLVDDRGVEGTVLEPSGVPSPNAQVAGIQTGQYAITSTIRADEEGRFAFPPRGANATPLRLLAHNAGRVGELAVAKEREESVIQLRPAATLHGKIVTRGGGAPQGFLLKLLQEDGTALPWETHAVVERSFTGDSFVLTEAPGLPLRVSVRTTDGRTGEASVKLEPGQSARVELALTGGTASISGRAVWSNRAPAENVALYLDKPMAGAVDASTGTDGRFRLDDVAPGQHILRLYPLNGIPETRTVTVASGETVDLGDVPVSRSKAASGTVGAGFSEERGWVSVAWLTPQGPAEQAGLRVGDQVLRVDGQVVRSRVEAEQRTLGAPASPIQLGIRRANGQELQFQFARAD; encoded by the coding sequence ATGAGCGTGTCCAATCGTGTTCGACTGCCGCTCGCCCTCGCCATGGGATTGGCGGTCCTCGCCTCCCTCCTGCTGTGGTCGCAACCCACGGAAGAGGGCTCGATGGAGCGCCCCGCCGAGCGCGCTCCTTCCCCCATCCCCACCGCCAGGCGGGTGCCCCTCGCCGGTGGCCTGGCCTCGACCGAAGAGGCCCCGCGCGCCACTCCCCTCCTGGAGACTCCCGCGCTCTCCAGCGAGGGGGCCTTCGTGGTGCGTGTGGTGGCGGAGGGCCGGCCCCTCGAGGGCGCACGGGTGCAGGCGTACCTGCGAGGGCCGGATGAGGGCACGGGCCAGGTGCACTGGCTCCGGGCCGGCGCGGGGACGACGGGGCCGGGTGGAACGCTGCGGCTGCCCGCGGCGCCAGGAGCCTATCTGCTGAGCGCGGCCGCCGAGGGCCATGGTCCCGCGCGCCGCGAGGTGGATCGCCCGGCCGGTGAAATGGAGACGGCGGTGGAGTTGTCGCTGAGCGCGGCCGTGGAGCTGCGAGGCCGCGTCATCGCCGCCGGGCGCGGCGAGCCCGTTCCCCTCGCGGAGCTGTCGCTGCGTCCCTATACGGAGGCGCTCCGCCCGACGTCGCGTGCCGTGGAGCTGCCGGAGGAGACGGCGGTGACGGTCGCGAACGCCCACGGCCACTTCACCTTCTCCGGGTTGTCGCCGGGCCGCTATGCGCTCACCGCGGAGGCACCGGGCCACAGCCGGCGCACGATGCGCCTCGTCACGGTGCCGTTCGCCGGCGAGCTGGAGGTGGGGTTGTGGAGCGCGAGCGTGCTGGAGGGTTTCGTGGTGGGCGAGGACGGCCAGCCCGTCGAGGGCGCCGAGGTACTGGCCCTGGGCAGGACGCAGGTGCCCCATGTCACCACGAGCGCCACGGGGGCGTTCTCGCTGGAGGTGGCCAATGGCACCTGGTTGCTGGCGGCGCGGCACGGCGAGCGTCTGGGTCGCGTTCCAGGCCTGCTCTCGGTGGGGCCAGGAGAGACGCGCGGCGAGTTGCGCATCACCCTCGGCTCCGGGAGCGGCCTGACGGGCTCGGTGACGGAGGCGGCCAGCGGTGCACCGGTGCCGGGAGCGCGCCTGGTGGCCAGTCCCGCGGGTGAGGATGGCGAGGTGAGCCGGACCGCCGCGGACTCGGAGGGGCGCTACACGTTCAACCTGCCACCGGGCGAATACGACGTGGTGGCGCTGGCCCCGCGCCTGAGCCGCGGGGTGCGCGCCGCCCTGGTGGTGGTGCCAGGCCAGCGCGTGGCCGTGGACTTCCAGCTCCAGGCGGCGGGAATCCTCACGGGCGTGGTGTCCGACCCGGACGGGAGGCCGGTGACGGGCGCCCATGTCCGGGCGCACGGGCGCACCACGCGCACGGACTCGGATGGAACCTACCGCCTGGAAGGGCTGGAGGTGGGCAGCTTCCCGGCGATGGCGCGGCGGCAGGACTCGGCGCACTGGACGACACGGGCCACGAGCACGAAGGCGGGAGAGACCACCCGGCTGGACTTCACCCTGGGCGAGACGGGCACCGTGAGGGGTCAGGTGAAGCTGGCGTCCGGGGCGCCCCCGTCGCAGCCGGTGACGGTGCGCGCCCGCGCCCTGGAGTCCCAGCTCCGGGGGGGAGAAGTCACCTACGCGGACACGGACGCGCAGGGCCGCTACTCGCTCGAGCTGCCCGCGGCCAACTACCAGCTCGCCGCGCTCCTGCCCGGCTCGCGCATCACCGTCTTCCGGGAGGATGAGCCCACGGTGACGGTGGCGGCGGGAGCGGCGGTGGTGCAGGACCTGACGCTGGTCGATGATCGCGGCGTGGAGGGGACGGTCCTGGAACCCTCCGGCGTCCCCAGCCCGAACGCCCAGGTGGCCGGCATCCAGACAGGACAGTACGCCATCACCAGCACCATTCGAGCGGACGAGGAAGGACGCTTCGCCTTCCCACCGCGAGGGGCGAATGCCACGCCCCTGCGGCTGCTGGCGCACAACGCGGGCCGGGTGGGCGAGCTCGCCGTGGCGAAGGAGAGGGAGGAGTCCGTCATCCAGCTACGCCCCGCGGCCACCCTGCACGGGAAGATCGTGACCCGCGGCGGCGGCGCGCCCCAGGGCTTCCTCCTCAAGCTCCTCCAGGAGGACGGCACGGCGCTGCCGTGGGAGACGCACGCGGTCGTCGAGCGCTCCTTCACGGGGGACTCCTTCGTCCTGACCGAGGCACCAGGCCTCCCCTTGCGCGTGAGCGTGCGCACGACGGACGGGCGCACGGGAGAGGCCTCGGTGAAGCTCGAGCCGGGACAGAGCGCGCGGGTGGAGCTCGCGCTCACGGGGGGCACGGCCTCCATCTCGGGCAGGGCCGTCTGGAGCAATCGCGCACCGGCGGAGAACGTGGCCCTCTACCTGGACAAGCCCATGGCGGGCGCGGTCGATGCGAGCACCGGGACGGATGGCCGCTTCCGGTTGGACGACGTGGCACCCGGCCAACACATCCTGCGGCTCTACCCGCTCAATGGCATCCCCGAGACGCGCACGGTGACGGTGGCCTCGGGCGAGACGGTGGACCTGGGGGACGTGCCGGTGTCGAGGAGCAAGGCGGCCTCGGGCACGGTGGGCGCGGGCTTCAGCGAGGAGCGCGGCTGGGTCTCCGTGGCATGGCTGACGCCGCAGGGCCCCGCGGAGCAGGCGGGGCTGCGCGTGGGAGACCAGGTGCTGAGGGTGGACGGGCAGGTGGTACGCAGCCGCGTGGAGGCCGAGCAGCGCACCCTGGGCGCGCCAGCGAGCCCCATCCAGCTCGGCATCCGGCGCGCGAATGGACAGGAGTTGCAGTTCCAGTTCGCCCGCGCGGACTGA
- a CDS encoding peptidase domain-containing ABC transporter, translating to MLLLLGSWGMGRRSPWVRASDPSDCGAAAFASIAGHHRHHISLEHARSLVGTDRDGTSLAGLRDGGRAIGFDARPARATYEALGQVKLPAILHLKDDAGHYVVLDEWTPEDVALVDPRVGPRRMSRQQLESSWSGYAVEFHPTATLRTRPPDFQALTALVRTLLPHVNPLLLALGISVLATALGWSTSFFLKSFFDDILPARAHDSLKLLGAALVAAGLLQSLLQFFRMWLTARVGHALQRTYGRQFIQHLMTLPMRVFDSRNISGFVMRVNQLDAIQGALTEGLVALVVEGLVFTGTLGIIVSLDPVLALFSLCALPPVLLGTFFLSERVRSAQLDSMTQGDEFAGRLLEVFEGIRVIKISSAEKGYSQLLLDKFDTLVKARHELRVAMLLPLLWSMLTSTLVIGAVLWYGGTRVLAQHISAGELLVIFGMVALHLNPLQRLPTMLLNLHSAFIGMARLDEVLKLPAEETRASSPITLASVQGHLQFDRVCFEYKHRRPVLKNVSFQISAGECVAVIGETGSGKSTIANLLAAFYLPTSGDVRIDGVSTRELDPRELRRHVSVMFQGSHVFQQSINDNITMMHPLRPDDVSRIAHVANIASFIESIPQGYNAQVAQGGANLSTGQLQRINIARAIMKDAPILILDESTSNLDSATERGVMAAIKEARKGRTTLIITHKLSTAMEADRVMVLSKGELVEQGTHEELQLRDGHYRKLFPR from the coding sequence GTGCTGTTGCTGCTGGGTAGCTGGGGCATGGGCCGGCGCTCGCCGTGGGTACGCGCCTCGGATCCCTCCGACTGTGGCGCGGCCGCGTTCGCCAGCATCGCGGGTCATCATCGGCACCACATCTCCCTCGAACACGCCCGGTCCCTGGTCGGCACCGACCGGGATGGGACTTCCCTCGCGGGACTCCGGGATGGTGGGCGGGCGATCGGCTTCGATGCCCGGCCCGCCCGGGCGACCTATGAAGCCCTGGGCCAGGTGAAGCTGCCCGCCATCCTGCATCTCAAGGACGACGCCGGGCATTACGTCGTCCTGGACGAGTGGACGCCCGAGGACGTGGCCCTCGTGGATCCACGGGTGGGGCCGCGCCGCATGTCGCGCCAGCAGCTCGAGTCCTCCTGGTCGGGTTATGCCGTGGAGTTCCACCCCACGGCCACGTTGCGCACCCGCCCCCCTGACTTCCAGGCGTTGACCGCGCTCGTGCGTACCCTGCTGCCCCATGTGAATCCACTGCTGCTGGCGCTGGGCATCTCCGTGCTCGCCACGGCCCTGGGGTGGAGCACCTCGTTCTTCCTCAAGAGCTTCTTCGATGACATCCTTCCGGCACGCGCCCATGACTCCCTGAAGTTGCTGGGGGCCGCGCTCGTGGCCGCGGGTCTCTTGCAGTCCTTGTTGCAGTTCTTCCGCATGTGGCTGACGGCCCGCGTGGGACATGCGCTGCAACGGACATATGGCAGACAATTCATCCAGCACCTGATGACGCTGCCCATGCGCGTGTTCGACAGCAGGAACATCTCGGGCTTCGTCATGCGCGTCAATCAGCTCGACGCCATCCAGGGCGCGCTCACCGAGGGGCTGGTCGCGCTGGTCGTCGAGGGTCTGGTGTTCACGGGGACATTGGGAATCATCGTGTCCCTGGACCCGGTCCTGGCCCTCTTCTCGCTCTGCGCGCTCCCCCCCGTCCTGCTGGGGACGTTCTTCCTGTCGGAGCGCGTCAGGTCGGCCCAGCTCGACTCGATGACCCAGGGAGATGAGTTCGCGGGCCGGCTGCTCGAGGTCTTCGAGGGAATCCGGGTCATCAAGATCTCCTCCGCCGAGAAGGGTTATAGCCAGCTGCTGCTCGACAAGTTCGACACGCTCGTGAAGGCCCGGCACGAGCTGCGCGTCGCGATGCTCCTGCCCTTGCTGTGGAGCATGTTGACGTCCACGTTGGTCATCGGCGCCGTGCTCTGGTACGGCGGGACTCGCGTGCTGGCGCAGCACATCAGCGCGGGGGAGTTGTTGGTGATCTTCGGCATGGTGGCGCTGCACCTCAACCCCCTCCAACGCCTGCCGACGATGCTGCTCAATCTTCACTCGGCCTTCATCGGAATGGCGCGGCTGGACGAGGTGCTGAAACTGCCCGCGGAGGAGACCCGGGCCTCCAGTCCCATTACCCTTGCGTCCGTGCAGGGGCATCTCCAGTTCGACCGTGTCTGCTTCGAATACAAGCACCGCCGCCCCGTCCTCAAGAACGTCAGCTTCCAGATCTCCGCGGGCGAGTGCGTGGCGGTCATCGGAGAGACCGGCTCGGGCAAGAGCACGATCGCGAACCTGCTGGCCGCCTTCTACCTGCCCACCTCCGGCGATGTCCGGATCGACGGCGTGAGCACCCGGGAACTCGATCCCCGAGAGCTGCGGCGGCACGTGAGCGTCATGTTCCAGGGCAGCCATGTGTTCCAGCAGTCCATCAATGACAACATCACGATGATGCATCCCCTGCGTCCGGACGATGTCTCGCGCATCGCGCACGTGGCGAACATCGCCTCGTTCATCGAGTCCATCCCCCAGGGCTACAACGCCCAGGTGGCGCAAGGCGGCGCGAACCTGTCGACCGGTCAATTGCAGCGCATCAACATCGCCCGGGCGATCATGAAGGACGCGCCCATCCTGATCCTCGATGAGTCCACGAGCAATCTCGACAGCGCCACGGAGCGCGGGGTCATGGCGGCGATCAAGGAGGCGCGCAAGGGGCGCACCACCCTCATCATCACCCACAAGCTCAGCACGGCGATGGAAGCGGACAGGGTGATGGTGTTGTCGAAGGGCGAGCTCGTCGAGCAAGGCACGCACGAGGAACTCCAGCTCCGTGATGGGCATTACCGCAAATTGTTTCCGAGGTAG
- a CDS encoding sensor histidine kinase yields the protein MRTTPNPAAESVLVVDDEPTLRTLLSFVVQRAGAHPVLAPDAATARKLATEQSFACALIDKNMPGESGLEFLKWLRSAQPGCNALIVTAYGNVDSAVEALRLGAFDYLLKPFEVDALEHRLKLALQQYQMRQERERMQAMLVQSDRLASLGLLAAGVVHEVNTPLAYILSNLDWLDEELPLVRQALRGATGANGETGSLVQRLEMVESTLRDIREGAERVRDIARDVKAFARDSDDAGMLVDLREVLDAALKMALVHIRYRARVVRDYQEVPLVMANEPRLAQVFLNLVVNAAQAIPEDGSSHQISVRLWTGAKGEACAEVEDTGTGISAENMARLFEPFFTTKPRGEGTGLGLFICKSIIESFDGTITVSSRPGQGTTFRISLPPHLRSANTTDSLAPMSIAAS from the coding sequence ATGAGAACGACTCCCAATCCCGCGGCCGAGTCCGTGCTGGTGGTCGATGACGAGCCGACCCTGCGCACCCTCCTGTCCTTCGTGGTGCAGCGCGCGGGCGCGCACCCGGTGCTGGCACCGGACGCGGCCACCGCGCGCAAGCTCGCCACGGAGCAGTCCTTCGCCTGCGCGCTCATCGACAAGAACATGCCCGGGGAGAGCGGCCTGGAGTTCCTCAAGTGGCTGCGCTCGGCCCAGCCCGGCTGCAACGCCCTGATCGTCACGGCCTACGGCAACGTGGACAGCGCCGTGGAGGCGCTGCGGCTGGGGGCCTTCGACTACCTGCTCAAGCCCTTCGAGGTGGATGCCCTGGAGCACCGCCTCAAGCTCGCCCTGCAGCAGTACCAGATGCGGCAGGAGCGCGAGCGCATGCAGGCCATGCTGGTGCAGTCCGATCGCCTGGCCTCGCTGGGGCTCCTGGCCGCCGGCGTGGTGCACGAGGTGAACACGCCCCTGGCCTACATCCTGTCCAACCTGGACTGGCTCGACGAGGAGCTGCCCCTGGTGCGCCAGGCGCTGCGCGGCGCGACGGGCGCGAACGGGGAGACGGGCTCGCTCGTGCAGCGCCTGGAGATGGTGGAGAGCACCCTGCGCGACATCCGCGAGGGCGCCGAGCGCGTGCGCGACATCGCCCGGGACGTGAAGGCGTTCGCGCGGGACTCGGACGACGCGGGCATGCTCGTGGACCTGCGCGAGGTGCTCGACGCGGCGCTGAAGATGGCGCTGGTGCACATCCGCTACCGGGCCCGCGTGGTGCGCGACTACCAGGAGGTGCCCCTGGTGATGGCCAACGAGCCGCGGCTGGCGCAGGTGTTCCTCAACCTCGTGGTGAACGCCGCCCAGGCCATTCCCGAGGATGGGAGCTCGCATCAGATCAGCGTGCGGCTGTGGACGGGCGCCAAGGGCGAGGCCTGCGCGGAGGTGGAGGACACCGGCACGGGCATCTCCGCGGAGAACATGGCGCGGCTGTTCGAGCCCTTCTTCACCACCAAGCCCCGGGGCGAGGGCACGGGCCTGGGCCTCTTCATCTGCAAGTCCATCATCGAGTCCTTCGACGGCACCATCACCGTGAGCAGCCGTCCGGGACAGGGCACCACGTTCCGCATCTCGCTGCCGCCCCACCTGCGCAGCGCCAACACCACGGACTCCCTGGCGCCGATGTCCATCGCGGCCTCGTGA
- a CDS encoding TetR/AcrR family transcriptional regulator — protein sequence MKKRSPPEPGTKTLRERLREETEQALLEAGEQVFAEQGVGGTRIEDISKRAGVAVGTLYNYFEDREELLAALMARRRAELVKVLDEVSEGARGKPWHEEFDAFLRATLTFLEQHRRFFSILVQGEMTAPRHTSAAEKRSGSGLDDVHACAERLVRRGVAEGVLKPEFAALYPALLLGMLRSAIVHDRYTDSPGPLIALMEPFRDFFLKGAGKKR from the coding sequence ATGAAGAAACGCTCACCACCCGAGCCGGGAACGAAGACACTCCGGGAACGCCTGCGCGAGGAGACGGAACAAGCCCTCCTCGAAGCGGGTGAGCAGGTCTTCGCCGAGCAGGGAGTGGGCGGCACGCGCATCGAGGACATCTCGAAGCGGGCGGGCGTGGCCGTGGGCACGCTCTACAACTACTTCGAGGACCGCGAGGAGTTGCTCGCCGCGCTCATGGCCCGCCGTCGCGCGGAGCTCGTGAAGGTGCTGGACGAGGTGAGCGAAGGAGCCCGGGGCAAGCCCTGGCACGAGGAGTTCGATGCCTTCCTGCGCGCCACGCTCACCTTCCTGGAACAGCACCGCCGCTTCTTCTCCATCCTCGTCCAGGGCGAGATGACCGCTCCTCGCCACACCAGCGCGGCGGAGAAGCGGAGTGGCTCGGGACTCGACGACGTCCACGCCTGCGCGGAGCGGCTCGTGCGGCGCGGCGTGGCCGAGGGCGTGCTCAAGCCCGAGTTCGCGGCGCTCTATCCGGCGCTGCTGCTCGGAATGCTCCGCTCCGCCATCGTCCATGACCGGTACACGGACTCACCCGGTCCGCTCATCGCGCTGATGGAACCCTTTCGCGACTTCTTCCTGAAGGGGGCGGGGAAGAAGCGCTGA